The following proteins are co-located in the Shouchella hunanensis genome:
- a CDS encoding exosporium glycoprotein BclB-related protein gives MSDFYNCTNIQYFRRTLRNGGLGQFECECEFNGATGATGPTGPTGATGPTGLTGAGSTGPTGPTGIGFDSGIVEYDPALAPGYPVGQLVSFEGSLYVVNTAPPTGEPGTSPDYSLVASRGATGATGAGSTGTTGVTGATGDTGATGATGITGATGETGATGDTGVTGATGETGATGDTGATGVTGATGVTGVTGATGLTGATGDTGVTGATGETGTTGTTGATGEAGATGATGVTGATGVTGATGDTGVTGATGETGATGATGTTGATGDTGVTGATGETGTTGTTGATGEAGATGATGVTGATGVTGATGDTGVTGATGETGATGATGTTGATGDTGVTGATGETGTTGTTGATGETGATGETGATGITGATGETGATGITGATGITGATGVTGITGATGATGVTGLTGVTGATGVAGITGEAGATGITGVTGAIGETGATGATGITGTTGITGATGLTGATGDTGVTGATGPGTGATGVTGATGATGETGVTGATGVTGVTGVTGETGVTGVTGATGLTGATGVTGVTGVTGVTGATGITGATGVTGATGLTGVTGATGVTGLTGATGVTGETGATGATGVTGATGLTGATGATGVTGVTGVTGATGLTGATGATGVTGATGVTGATGLTGATGATGATGITGTTGSTGVAGSGAVVPFASGLPTTLTTIAGGLAGTTSLVGFGNSVVGVSLVGGNAIDLTGAAGTLLNFAFVVPRSGTITALSGFFSVTAGLSLIGSTVTITAQVFRSPGPTPTNTLTAIPGAVVTLAPALTGAITLGATSSGITSGLNIPVAAGDRLLLVFSATATGLTLLNTVAGYASGGLALN, from the coding sequence TTGAGTGATTTTTATAACTGTACTAATATCCAATATTTTAGGCGTACGTTACGTAATGGTGGATTAGGTCAATTTGAATGTGAGTGTGAATTTAATGGAGCTACGGGCGCCACCGGTCCAACAGGCCCAACCGGGGCAACGGGCCCAACCGGGTTAACAGGAGCTGGCAGTACAGGTCCAACCGGTCCAACAGGAATTGGATTTGATAGTGGGATTGTCGAATATGATCCAGCGTTAGCACCTGGTTATCCAGTTGGTCAGCTAGTAAGTTTTGAAGGAAGCTTGTACGTAGTGAACACAGCTCCACCGACAGGAGAGCCAGGAACATCACCGGACTATAGCTTGGTTGCGTCGCGAGGAGCGACCGGGGCAACAGGAGCTGGAAGCACGGGAACGACCGGAGTAACAGGAGCCACAGGAGATACCGGAGCAACCGGAGCAACGGGAATAACCGGGGCAACAGGAGAAACCGGAGCAACAGGAGATACCGGAGTCACCGGGGCAACAGGAGAAACCGGAGCAACGGGAGATACAGGAGCAACTGGGGTAACGGGAGCCACCGGGGTAACGGGAGTGACCGGAGCCACGGGGTTAACCGGAGCCACAGGAGATACCGGAGTCACCGGGGCAACAGGAGAAACCGGAACTACAGGAACTACAGGAGCAACCGGAGAAGCGGGAGCAACCGGAGCCACAGGAGTAACGGGAGCCACCGGAGTCACCGGGGCAACAGGAGATACCGGAGTCACCGGGGCAACAGGAGAAACCGGAGCAACCGGAGCAACAGGAACTACAGGAGCCACAGGAGATACCGGAGTCACCGGGGCAACAGGAGAAACCGGAACTACAGGAACTACAGGAGCAACCGGAGAAGCGGGAGCAACCGGAGCCACAGGAGTAACGGGAGCCACCGGAGTCACCGGGGCAACAGGAGATACCGGAGTCACCGGGGCAACAGGAGAAACCGGAGCAACCGGAGCAACAGGAACTACAGGAGCCACAGGAGATACCGGAGTCACCGGGGCAACAGGAGAAACCGGAACTACAGGAACTACAGGAGCCACGGGAGAAACAGGAGCAACCGGAGAAACGGGAGCAACCGGAATAACGGGAGCTACGGGAGAAACAGGAGCCACGGGAATAACAGGAGCTACGGGAATAACAGGAGCTACGGGAGTCACGGGAATAACAGGGGCCACAGGAGCCACGGGAGTCACTGGGTTAACAGGAGTAACGGGAGCCACAGGTGTAGCCGGAATAACGGGAGAAGCGGGAGCAACCGGAATAACCGGAGTAACCGGAGCCATAGGAGAAACTGGGGCCACGGGAGCAACGGGAATAACAGGAACAACGGGAATAACAGGAGCGACAGGGTTAACGGGAGCCACGGGAGATACAGGAGTAACGGGTGCGACAGGTCCTGGCACAGGAGCCACGGGAGTGACCGGAGCCACCGGAGCCACAGGAGAAACGGGAGTAACGGGAGCCACGGGAGTAACCGGAGTAACGGGAGTAACAGGAGAAACGGGAGTGACCGGAGTAACGGGGGCCACGGGGTTAACCGGAGCCACAGGAGTAACGGGAGTAACGGGAGTGACCGGAGTAACGGGGGCCACGGGGATAACCGGAGCCACAGGAGTAACGGGAGCCACGGGATTAACAGGAGTAACGGGAGCCACAGGAGTAACGGGGTTAACCGGAGCCACAGGAGTAACGGGAGAAACGGGAGCCACGGGAGCCACAGGAGTAACGGGAGCCACGGGATTAACAGGAGCCACAGGTGCAACAGGAGTAACAGGAGTAACAGGAGTAACGGGAGCCACGGGGTTAACCGGAGCCACAGGTGCAACAGGAGTAACGGGAGCCACGGGAGTGACCGGAGCCACGGGGTTAACCGGAGCTACAGGTGCAACAGGAGCCACCGGAATAACGGGAACGACTGGTTCAACCGGAGTGGCTGGATCAGGAGCGGTTGTACCATTTGCGTCTGGATTACCGACAACGTTAACAACTATTGCTGGTGGATTGGCAGGAACAACGAGTTTAGTCGGGTTTGGTAATTCGGTTGTAGGCGTCAGTTTAGTGGGTGGAAATGCAATTGATCTTACTGGTGCAGCTGGAACATTATTAAACTTTGCTTTTGTTGTTCCAAGAAGTGGGACGATTACAGCGTTATCAGGGTTCTTTAGTGTGACAGCGGGACTTTCCTTAATTGGTTCCACCGTCACGATTACGGCTCAAGTCTTTCGATCTCCAGGTCCAACACCAACGAACACGTTAACAGCAATTCCTGGTGCAGTCGTAACGTTAGCACCAGCGTTGACTGGAGCGATCACGCTAGGTGCCACATCAAGCGGGATCACATCGGGGTTAAATATTCCAGTCGCGGCTGGCGATCGATTGTTGTTAGTATTTTCGGCGACAGCAACGGGATTAACACTACTAAATACTGTAGCGGGTTATGCTAGTGGGGGCTTAGCGCTAAACTAA
- a CDS encoding DUF1516 family protein has translation MYNVLYQTHIGTWAILLLVVIVSLFYRSFYLKIFFRVLAVLMLTSGIGLAISLSFPFVFVMKLIIAILCIGLVEMLLKREKPIKSYVLLGSTFVSFLLLCLIGFGVIRF, from the coding sequence ATGTATAACGTTCTTTATCAAACGCACATTGGAACATGGGCGATTCTATTATTAGTCGTAATCGTCAGTCTGTTCTATCGTTCTTTCTATTTAAAGATCTTCTTTAGAGTTCTTGCAGTGTTGATGTTAACGAGTGGAATTGGTTTAGCCATTTCTCTTTCTTTTCCATTCGTCTTCGTAATGAAGTTGATTATAGCTATACTGTGCATAGGCTTAGTAGAAATGTTGTTAAAGCGAGAGAAGCCTATTAAATCCTACGTTCTATTAGGTTCAACCTTTGTCAGCTTTTTATTGTTATGCCTGATCGGTTTTGGGGTGATTCGATTCTAA
- a CDS encoding helix-turn-helix transcriptional regulator: MNVLNKIEELRKCRGITQVKLAEDLNVSRQTINAIEKHKYNPSLELSLKISEYFDVKVEELFKLVTKGEVKR, encoded by the coding sequence TTGAATGTTTTAAATAAAATTGAAGAATTAAGGAAATGTAGAGGAATTACTCAAGTTAAATTAGCTGAAGATCTAAACGTTTCAAGGCAAACGATTAATGCTATTGAGAAACACAAATATAATCCATCATTGGAGCTTTCTCTAAAAATTTCGGAATACTTCGATGTGAAGGTAGAGGAATTATTTAAATTAGTGACAAAAGGAGAGGTTAAAAGGTGA
- a CDS encoding GNAT family N-acetyltransferase — protein MIIRNVVSTDYYTLSPLINEWWGGRDMSGLLPKLFFNHFNNTSFVAVDKDMIIGFLIGFLSQFHPEEAYIHFVGVHPNYRKQRVGESLYQAFFEEIRNENRSKVRCITSPVNRTSIAYHTKIGFSIEAGDKIVDGISVQSNYDGPGQDRVLFMKELT, from the coding sequence ATGATTATTCGCAACGTGGTCAGCACAGATTACTATACATTATCGCCATTAATTAATGAATGGTGGGGTGGTAGAGACATGTCTGGTCTGTTACCAAAATTATTTTTTAATCATTTCAACAATACAAGTTTTGTAGCCGTAGATAAGGACATGATTATAGGATTTTTAATTGGCTTTCTGTCTCAATTTCACCCAGAGGAGGCATATATCCATTTTGTAGGTGTTCATCCAAACTATCGTAAACAAAGAGTTGGTGAGAGCCTTTATCAAGCCTTTTTTGAAGAAATTCGCAATGAAAACCGTTCAAAAGTTCGATGTATTACTTCTCCAGTAAATAGAACATCTATTGCCTATCATACAAAAATAGGTTTTTCTATTGAAGCAGGCGATAAAATCGTTGATGGGATATCCGTACAATCAAATTATGATGGCCCTGGGCAAGACAGAGTGCTTTTTATGAAAGAACTTACTTAA
- a CDS encoding alpha/beta family hydrolase, producing the protein MKKRIKILLVVILALLLSSILGFYIWTQNTYSAVDDLPESVKAQDGWLLFEADDPQNGLVLYPGAKVEPDAYAFLGEELASQGITVAIPSVRLNLPIFDLSKANELFQRESVDSLDWYIGGHSMGGAAAAMYADANLDKVSGLVLLGAYAADNDYLRTSQLPVLSISGSEDGLSTPEKINQYRPNLPDTAQFIEIEGGNHAQFGVYGPQSGDNEAAISVDEQQEMILTTILEWIDDQGDV; encoded by the coding sequence ATGAAGAAAAGAATAAAAATTTTACTCGTCGTTATTCTCGCACTCCTATTATCTAGTATTCTAGGCTTTTATATATGGACGCAAAACACGTACAGTGCTGTTGATGACCTTCCAGAAAGTGTAAAGGCACAAGATGGCTGGCTTTTATTTGAAGCGGATGACCCGCAAAATGGGCTTGTCCTTTACCCAGGAGCCAAAGTAGAACCAGATGCTTACGCCTTTTTAGGTGAGGAATTAGCCAGCCAAGGCATCACGGTAGCCATTCCATCTGTCCGCTTGAATTTACCTATTTTTGACCTTTCTAAGGCGAATGAGTTGTTTCAAAGGGAGAGCGTTGACTCGTTGGACTGGTATATAGGTGGCCATTCCATGGGAGGAGCGGCAGCCGCTATGTATGCAGATGCAAACTTGGATAAGGTTTCTGGTTTAGTGTTACTAGGTGCTTACGCTGCTGATAATGATTACTTACGAACGTCTCAGCTTCCGGTTCTGTCGATTAGTGGTTCTGAAGACGGCTTAAGTACACCCGAAAAAATCAATCAGTATCGCCCAAATCTTCCTGATACTGCTCAATTTATTGAGATAGAAGGAGGAAATCACGCTCAGTTCGGGGTATATGGGCCACAATCTGGAGATAATGAAGCCGCTATTTCTGTTGATGAGCAACAAGAGATGATTCTAACAACTATTTTAGAGTGGATAGACGATCAGGGGGATGTATGA
- a CDS encoding phytoene/squalene synthase family protein, with product MTDLDDAYALCYEKMKTHSATFSKAFHFLPVKQRRAVWAIYAFCRQADDIVDDEGEMFTKRRKLKTFEQQFDQMLVDKDVSQPEWLALKDVFNQFHVNPLDFKDQLKGQAFDLRTKRIVTVEELEQYSYFVASTVGLMLLPILAPKDHHALRESAIALGKGMQLTNILRDVGEDLQRGKIYLPLDLMNEYGVTEEQLKAGGVDQSFIDLWEAVARKAEHYYDQSLEQLDVYPNEAKFSVYGATIMYREILQAIRMEKYDVFSRKIYVDDQRKKEILAQLRLTKDEHRQPL from the coding sequence ATGACTGATTTAGATGATGCCTATGCGCTATGCTATGAAAAAATGAAAACACATTCTGCTACGTTTTCGAAAGCTTTTCATTTTCTCCCAGTAAAGCAGAGAAGAGCTGTTTGGGCGATTTATGCTTTTTGCAGACAAGCAGATGACATTGTTGACGATGAAGGCGAGATGTTTACAAAAAGGCGTAAACTAAAGACGTTTGAACAACAGTTCGATCAGATGCTTGTAGATAAAGATGTTTCCCAGCCCGAGTGGCTAGCACTAAAAGATGTGTTTAACCAGTTTCATGTGAATCCATTGGATTTTAAAGATCAATTAAAAGGACAAGCGTTTGATTTGCGAACAAAGCGGATCGTCACTGTAGAAGAGTTGGAGCAGTATTCGTACTTTGTAGCCAGTACTGTCGGATTAATGCTCTTACCTATTCTTGCGCCAAAGGATCATCACGCATTGAGGGAAAGCGCTATTGCCCTTGGAAAAGGAATGCAGCTTACGAACATCCTACGTGATGTGGGAGAGGACCTTCAAAGAGGTAAAATTTACTTGCCTCTTGATCTGATGAATGAGTACGGGGTGACCGAGGAGCAGTTAAAAGCAGGGGGTGTCGACCAATCGTTTATTGATCTGTGGGAAGCAGTAGCTAGAAAAGCCGAACACTACTATGACCAGTCTTTAGAGCAGTTGGATGTGTATCCTAATGAAGCCAAATTTAGTGTATATGGCGCTACTATCATGTACAGAGAGATTTTACAAGCAATTCGAATGGAAAAGTACGATGTGTTTTCCCGTAAGATTTATGTAGATGACCAGCGCAAAAAAGAGATATTAGCCCAATTACGATTAACGAAAGACGAGCACAGACAACCTCTTTGA
- a CDS encoding PadR family transcriptional regulator, which produces MSLRYALLGIISKRRVTGYDVVHIFKQQMVHFWGSTHSQIYTELHKMEKDELVDHELVIQESSPNKKIYSLTDKGRKELIRWAVEEPLKSAKIKDEFLIKTTIFPILTHKEVLTLLDEVIERERITLEKTEAWRDHFKQENKQDLGALLTVEYGIRYAKMYIEWCQWAKQLIEERSLH; this is translated from the coding sequence ATGAGTCTGCGATATGCCCTTTTAGGTATCATTTCAAAGCGACGAGTGACCGGTTATGATGTTGTGCACATTTTTAAGCAACAGATGGTTCACTTTTGGGGTTCGACACACAGTCAAATCTATACAGAGCTTCACAAAATGGAAAAAGACGAACTTGTCGACCACGAGCTTGTGATTCAAGAATCGTCGCCTAATAAAAAAATTTATTCCCTTACCGATAAAGGGAGAAAAGAACTCATTAGATGGGCTGTAGAAGAACCATTAAAGTCAGCCAAAATAAAAGATGAATTTCTTATTAAAACCACTATTTTCCCAATCTTAACTCACAAAGAAGTGCTCACTCTTTTAGATGAGGTGATAGAAAGGGAACGCATTACGTTAGAAAAGACAGAAGCGTGGAGAGACCATTTCAAACAAGAAAACAAGCAAGACCTTGGGGCTCTGTTAACAGTTGAATACGGCATTCGGTACGCAAAAATGTATATAGAATGGTGTCAGTGGGCCAAGCAATTAATAGAAGAAAGATCATTGCACTAA
- a CDS encoding COX15/CtaA family protein: MKKLRIFAIVTTIVVLFVLLQGSIVTKTGSGQGCGTTWPLCFGDVIPYNPTLETIIEYTHRLPSSIAGMLVFILSFWSWKQLSYVKEIRFFALLASAAILLQGLMGAGQVVYGQPPLIMALHFGFSAISLAAVSVITLFTFEKRWNPFKVTVGKSFLRYVIALTIYSYLVIYTGAFVKHMGAATACSGFPLCNGEWILFSEGAIVFAQMFHRLAGMTLALLVLLFAVWAIRMYKKQRSLVIISLASIGLIGIQLASGIGMVLTYNQNLTIGIIHALTISLLFALFTYTIVLSRRG, encoded by the coding sequence ATGAAGAAGCTACGAATTTTTGCCATCGTAACAACTATTGTTGTACTGTTTGTGCTACTTCAAGGTTCCATTGTCACGAAGACCGGCTCCGGGCAGGGATGTGGAACAACCTGGCCGCTCTGTTTTGGCGATGTTATTCCGTACAATCCAACGTTAGAAACCATTATTGAGTACACACACCGCTTACCATCCAGTATTGCCGGCATGCTTGTGTTCATCTTATCCTTTTGGTCTTGGAAACAGTTATCCTATGTAAAAGAGATTCGCTTTTTTGCTCTTTTAGCTTCAGCGGCTATTTTGCTTCAAGGCTTAATGGGAGCCGGTCAAGTTGTTTATGGGCAACCGCCGTTAATTATGGCTCTTCATTTCGGTTTTTCTGCCATTTCATTAGCGGCTGTCTCTGTTATCACGCTGTTTACATTTGAGAAGCGGTGGAATCCGTTTAAGGTGACTGTAGGAAAATCATTTCTTCGGTATGTGATAGCCCTCACCATTTATTCGTACTTGGTTATTTATACAGGGGCATTTGTGAAGCATATGGGCGCTGCGACGGCATGCTCTGGATTTCCATTATGTAATGGTGAATGGATCCTTTTTAGTGAAGGGGCGATTGTGTTTGCCCAAATGTTTCATCGGCTTGCAGGAATGACGTTAGCCTTGCTCGTACTTCTATTTGCCGTTTGGGCCATTCGTATGTACAAAAAGCAGCGATCCCTCGTTATCATTAGTTTGGCCAGTATAGGGTTGATTGGCATTCAACTTGCCAGTGGGATTGGAATGGTACTCACATATAATCAAAACTTAACAATTGGAATAATCCATGCACTAACGATTTCACTTTTATTTGCTTTGTTTACGTATACCATCGTTTTATCGAGAAGAGGATGA